From a single Serratia surfactantfaciens genomic region:
- a CDS encoding LysR family transcriptional regulator, producing MRNRLPLNALRAFESSARHLNFTRAGLELRVTQAAVSQQVRMLEEQLGIQLFRRLPRGLDLTEEGQALLPVLNDAFDRIEAVLQQFEGGHFHEVLTVAVVGTFAVGWLMPRLAAFRTAHPFIDLRVLTHNNLVNLSADGMDFAIRFGEGLWPATRNIKLFDAPLTVLCPPAVAARLHAPQDLQHEQLMRTYRKDEWERWFSAAQVTPWRINGPVFDSSRLMVEGAIQCDGVALAPVSMFRRELATGALQRPFAAEAALGAYWLTHLKSRDLTPAMKAFIGWIGREAEEEQRRD from the coding sequence ATGCGCAATCGACTTCCCCTCAACGCCCTGCGGGCGTTCGAATCTTCCGCTCGCCACCTGAACTTCACCCGCGCCGGCCTGGAGCTGAGGGTGACCCAGGCCGCCGTCAGCCAGCAGGTGCGCATGCTGGAAGAACAGCTGGGCATTCAGCTGTTCCGCCGCCTGCCGCGCGGGCTGGATCTGACGGAAGAAGGCCAGGCGCTGCTGCCGGTGTTGAACGACGCCTTCGACCGTATCGAGGCGGTGCTGCAGCAGTTCGAAGGCGGGCATTTCCACGAGGTGCTGACGGTGGCGGTGGTCGGCACCTTCGCCGTCGGCTGGCTGATGCCACGGCTGGCGGCGTTCCGCACCGCGCATCCGTTTATCGATCTGCGGGTGTTGACCCACAACAACCTGGTCAATCTGTCGGCGGACGGCATGGATTTCGCCATCCGCTTCGGCGAAGGCCTGTGGCCCGCCACCCGTAATATCAAGCTGTTCGACGCACCGCTGACGGTGCTCTGCCCGCCGGCGGTTGCCGCGCGCCTGCACGCGCCGCAGGACCTGCAGCACGAGCAGCTGATGCGCACTTACCGCAAGGATGAATGGGAGCGCTGGTTCAGCGCGGCGCAGGTGACGCCGTGGCGGATCAACGGCCCGGTGTTCGATTCCTCAAGGCTGATGGTGGAAGGCGCGATCCAGTGCGACGGCGTGGCGCTGGCGCCGGTCAGCATGTTCCGCCGCGAACTGGCCACCGGCGCGCTGCAGCGGCCGTTCGCCGCCGAGGCCGCGCTCGGCGCCTATTGGCTGACCCATTTGAAATCGCGGGATTTGACACCGGCGATGAAAGCCTTTATCGGCTGGATCGGCCGGGAGGCGGAAGAGGAGCAGCGGCGCGACTAA
- the blaSRT gene encoding SRT/SST family class C beta-lactamase, whose product MTKMNRLAAALIAALILPTAHAAQQQDIDAVIQPLMKKYGVPGMAIAVSVDGKQQIYPYGVASKQTGKPITEQTLFEVGSLSKTFTATLAVYAQQQGKLSFSDPASRYLPELRGSAFDGVSLLNLATHTSGLPLFVPDDVTDNAQLMAYYRAWQPKHPVGSYRVYSNLGIGMLGMIAAKSLDQPFIQAMEQGMLPALGMSHTYIQVPAAQMANYAQGYNKDDKPVRVNPGPLDAESYGIKSNARDLIRYLDANLQQVKVAQPWREALAGTHVGYYKAGAFTQDLMWENYPYQVKLPRLIEGNNAGMIMNGTPATALTPPQPELRAGWYNKTGSTGGFSTYAVFIPAKNIAVVMLANKWFPNDDRVEAAYHIIQVLDKR is encoded by the coding sequence ATGACGAAAATGAATCGCCTGGCGGCCGCGCTGATCGCCGCATTGATCCTGCCGACCGCGCATGCCGCGCAGCAGCAGGATATCGACGCCGTAATTCAGCCGCTGATGAAAAAGTACGGCGTGCCGGGCATGGCGATCGCCGTGTCGGTCGACGGCAAACAGCAGATCTACCCGTATGGCGTGGCCTCGAAGCAGACCGGCAAACCGATCACCGAGCAGACGCTGTTCGAAGTGGGCTCGCTGAGCAAAACCTTCACTGCGACGCTGGCGGTCTATGCGCAGCAGCAGGGCAAGCTGTCGTTTAGCGATCCGGCCAGCCGCTATCTGCCTGAACTGCGCGGCAGCGCCTTCGATGGCGTCAGCCTGCTGAATCTGGCGACCCACACCTCCGGTCTGCCGCTGTTCGTACCGGACGACGTCACCGACAATGCCCAACTGATGGCCTACTACCGGGCCTGGCAGCCGAAACACCCGGTCGGCAGCTACCGCGTCTACTCCAACCTCGGCATCGGCATGCTGGGCATGATCGCCGCCAAGAGCCTCGACCAGCCGTTTATCCAGGCGATGGAACAGGGGATGTTGCCGGCGCTGGGCATGAGCCACACCTATATTCAGGTGCCGGCGGCGCAGATGGCCAACTATGCGCAAGGATATAACAAGGACGACAAACCGGTGCGGGTCAATCCCGGCCCGCTGGACGCCGAGTCTTACGGCATCAAATCCAACGCCCGCGATCTGATTCGTTACCTGGACGCCAACCTGCAGCAGGTGAAGGTCGCACAGCCGTGGCGCGAAGCGCTGGCCGGCACGCACGTCGGTTATTACAAGGCGGGCGCGTTCACGCAGGATCTGATGTGGGAGAACTACCCGTATCAGGTAAAACTGCCGCGCTTGATTGAAGGCAACAACGCCGGGATGATCATGAACGGCACGCCGGCCACCGCCCTCACGCCGCCGCAGCCGGAACTGCGCGCCGGCTGGTATAACAAAACCGGCTCCACCGGCGGTTTCTCTACCTACGCGGTGTTTATCCCGGCGAAAAATATCGCCGTGGTGATGCTGGCCAACAAGTGGTTCCCGAACGACGATCGTGTCGAGGCGGCTTACCACATCATCCAGGTGCTGGATAAGCGCTGA
- a CDS encoding LysR family transcriptional regulator, translated as MSSLLQLLPYFEAVARLGNFTRAANQLGVTPPAVSQNIQALENQLGVRLFHRTSRSVRLSDEGRLFYQKVSPAMNQIDAAADDVRTLGAQPAGLLRITLPQLAASLLVMPHLAAFQRRYPEVQLELFTEDRFSDLVLGSFDAGIRMHAMLQKDMVAVPIDNGQRRVLVASPDYLARCGAPATPDELLTHHCLRYRFPGSGKLEPWYFSLGDDERALDVSGSLIFNEDRLIKDAALAGLGIAQRFQGTVLQELAQGQLVEVLPGYASEASGFFIYFPAGRHLPLKLRAFIDFMRERRERQHR; from the coding sequence ATGAGTTCACTTTTGCAACTGTTGCCCTATTTCGAAGCCGTCGCGCGCCTGGGCAACTTTACCCGCGCGGCTAACCAGCTGGGCGTCACGCCGCCGGCGGTGTCGCAAAATATACAGGCGCTGGAAAATCAGCTGGGGGTGCGACTCTTCCACCGCACCAGCCGCTCGGTGCGGCTGAGCGACGAGGGCCGGTTGTTCTATCAGAAAGTGTCGCCGGCGATGAACCAGATCGACGCGGCGGCGGACGACGTGCGTACCCTGGGCGCACAGCCGGCGGGCCTGCTGCGCATTACGCTGCCGCAGTTGGCCGCTTCGCTGCTGGTAATGCCGCACCTGGCGGCGTTTCAGCGCCGCTATCCCGAGGTGCAGCTGGAACTGTTTACCGAAGACCGCTTTTCCGATCTGGTGCTGGGCAGTTTCGATGCTGGCATTCGCATGCACGCCATGCTGCAAAAGGACATGGTCGCCGTGCCGATCGACAACGGGCAACGCCGGGTGCTGGTCGCCTCACCCGACTATCTGGCGCGCTGCGGCGCACCGGCCACGCCGGATGAGCTGCTCACGCACCATTGCCTGCGCTACCGTTTTCCCGGCAGCGGCAAACTGGAACCCTGGTATTTTAGCCTGGGCGACGATGAACGCGCGCTGGACGTCAGCGGCAGTTTGATTTTTAACGAAGATCGGCTGATCAAGGATGCGGCATTGGCGGGCCTGGGTATCGCACAGCGTTTTCAGGGCACGGTGTTGCAGGAACTGGCGCAGGGGCAACTGGTGGAAGTGCTGCCGGGTTACGCCAGCGAAGCGTCGGGTTTTTTCATCTACTTTCCCGCCGGCCGGCATCTGCCGCTCAAGCTACGCGCCTTTATCGATTTCATGCGCGAGCGGCGTGAACGGCAGCATCGATAA
- a CDS encoding serine hydrolase domain-containing protein translates to MSAKQQTLTERLAAIDRQAIAEGRIVGSVVLVARQGEICYAGAAGYADREARRPMRRETQFRLSSVSKPYTALAALRLIEQGKLALDDAVSDWLPWFTPALADGRRPAIKIRHLLSHTAGLDYRLNQPPTGLYHQMGIQDGVERSTLTLEQNLRRLAQAPLLSEPGERFNYSLAIDVLGAVLERVTSMSLPQLFVEWVARPLALGNTAFHATDAANLATPYYNTPQGPQRMSEGVRVALPEDMGADVEFSPARAFDAEAFPSGGAGMVGDADDVLRLVEALRSGGQGILRPETVALLRSPHVGAEAQTQGPGWGWGFCGALLVDAEAANTPQHAGTQAWGGVYGHSWFFDPEAQLSVVVLTNTAFEGMCGRYPQQIRDAVYAG, encoded by the coding sequence ATGTCGGCGAAACAACAGACGTTAACAGAACGGCTCGCGGCTATCGATCGGCAGGCGATCGCCGAAGGCCGCATCGTGGGCAGCGTGGTGCTGGTGGCGCGGCAGGGCGAGATTTGCTACGCCGGGGCGGCCGGCTATGCCGATCGCGAGGCGCGGCGGCCGATGCGGCGGGAAACGCAGTTTCGGCTGTCGTCGGTGTCCAAACCCTATACCGCGCTGGCGGCGCTGCGTTTGATCGAACAGGGTAAGCTGGCGCTGGACGATGCGGTCAGCGATTGGCTGCCGTGGTTTACCCCGGCGCTGGCCGACGGCCGTCGCCCGGCGATCAAAATTCGTCATTTGCTGAGCCATACCGCCGGGCTGGATTATCGGCTGAATCAGCCGCCGACAGGCTTATATCACCAGATGGGGATCCAGGACGGCGTGGAGCGCTCGACGCTGACGCTGGAGCAAAACCTGCGGCGGCTGGCGCAGGCGCCTTTGCTGTCGGAACCGGGAGAGCGCTTCAACTATTCGCTGGCGATCGACGTGCTGGGGGCGGTGCTTGAACGGGTGACGAGCATGTCGCTGCCGCAGCTGTTTGTCGAATGGGTCGCGCGGCCGCTGGCGCTCGGCAATACCGCGTTCCATGCCACCGACGCCGCGAACCTGGCGACACCGTATTACAATACGCCGCAGGGGCCGCAGCGCATGTCGGAAGGCGTGCGGGTGGCGCTGCCGGAGGACATGGGCGCCGATGTCGAATTCTCGCCGGCGCGCGCGTTTGACGCCGAAGCGTTTCCTTCCGGCGGCGCCGGCATGGTTGGCGATGCCGACGACGTGCTGCGGCTGGTGGAGGCGCTGCGCAGCGGCGGGCAGGGCATTCTGCGGCCGGAGACGGTGGCTTTGCTGCGCAGCCCGCACGTCGGCGCCGAGGCGCAAACGCAAGGGCCAGGTTGGGGGTGGGGATTCTGCGGGGCGCTGCTGGTGGATGCCGAGGCGGCAAATACGCCGCAGCATGCGGGCACCCAGGCCTGGGGTGGGGTTTATGGCCACAGCTGGTTCTTTGATCCCGAGGCGCAGCTGAGCGTGGTTGTCTTGACCAATACCGCGTTCGAAGGCATGTGCGGCCGCTATCCGCAGCAGATCCGCGATGCGGTTTATGCGGGGTAA
- a CDS encoding YdgA family protein, whose product MKKSLVAVSVIVVLGAAWTGASWYTGKLIEQHMGEVVDNANGQLKAYLPKAGVKLSYENYQRGLFSSKVRYVLRSDGTDTSENAALKTGEEVAFLETIDHGPFPFAQLKKFNLLPSMASVHTELENTPAVKGLFEVTKGKSLFTADSRISYNGDTASAIDIIPLEYQKDKSSLKFSGATLNADVSSDLKNLALDANSDNITVSSPNAFGQTEQITFQGFKLKGNSDESKFGVKLGDQTMTLKQFKLAIDSKDAVTLDGFNLVSKFGEQGSSNIGGQIDYTMDALKVQGNDFGAGKLTLKIDNVDGKALKDFSDSYNRQTMALLQQGENLDPEVYEQQTTEMLQKNLPLLLKGNPSLSIAPLSWKNGKGESTFTLDLALTDPSQAGSPAESPDQMVARVVKKLDLSLTIPEAMATEVTTKTALLQGYNEEDAQKLAQQQVQGLAAMGQMFKLTTQKDGVIASKFHYADNQVDLNGNKMSLQEFIGQFALLGGGAPAEDDEPAQDAQPVPAPAQ is encoded by the coding sequence ATGAAAAAATCGTTAGTCGCTGTCAGCGTCATTGTGGTTCTTGGCGCAGCATGGACCGGGGCATCCTGGTACACCGGGAAACTGATCGAGCAACACATGGGCGAAGTCGTCGACAACGCCAACGGCCAGTTGAAAGCTTACCTGCCGAAAGCCGGCGTCAAGCTGAGCTATGAAAATTACCAGCGCGGCCTGTTCAGCAGCAAAGTGCGTTATGTGCTGCGTTCCGACGGCACGGATACCAGTGAGAACGCGGCGCTGAAAACCGGTGAAGAAGTGGCGTTCCTGGAAACCATCGATCACGGTCCGTTCCCCTTCGCCCAGCTGAAAAAATTCAACCTGCTGCCGAGCATGGCGTCGGTGCATACCGAGCTGGAAAATACCCCAGCGGTGAAAGGCCTGTTTGAGGTCACCAAAGGCAAATCGCTGTTTACCGCCGATTCGCGCATCTCGTACAACGGTGACACCGCGTCCGCCATCGACATCATCCCGCTGGAATACCAGAAGGATAAATCCTCGCTGAAATTCAGCGGCGCCACCCTCAACGCCGACGTGTCCAGCGATCTGAAGAACCTCGCGCTCGACGCCAACAGCGACAACATCACCGTGAGCAGCCCGAACGCTTTCGGCCAAACCGAGCAGATCACCTTCCAGGGCTTCAAGCTGAAAGGCAACAGCGACGAGAGCAAGTTCGGCGTTAAACTCGGCGATCAGACGATGACGCTGAAGCAGTTCAAGTTGGCGATTGACAGTAAAGACGCCGTGACCCTGGACGGCTTCAACCTGGTGAGCAAGTTCGGCGAGCAAGGCAGCAGCAATATCGGCGGCCAGATCGACTACACCATGGACGCGCTCAAGGTGCAGGGCAACGACTTCGGCGCCGGTAAACTGACGCTGAAAATCGATAACGTCGACGGCAAAGCGCTGAAAGATTTCTCCGATAGCTACAACCGCCAGACCATGGCGCTGCTGCAGCAGGGTGAAAATCTGGATCCGGAGGTCTACGAACAGCAGACCACCGAGATGCTGCAAAAGAACCTGCCGCTGCTGCTGAAAGGCAACCCAAGCCTCAGCATCGCCCCGCTGAGCTGGAAAAACGGCAAGGGTGAAAGCACCTTCACGCTGGATCTGGCGCTGACCGATCCAAGCCAGGCCGGCTCTCCGGCCGAATCGCCGGACCAGATGGTCGCGCGCGTGGTGAAAAAACTGGATCTCAGCCTGACCATTCCGGAAGCGATGGCCACCGAAGTGACCACGAAGACCGCGCTGTTGCAGGGTTACAACGAGGAAGACGCGCAGAAGCTGGCGCAGCAGCAAGTGCAGGGTCTGGCGGCGATGGGCCAGATGTTCAAGCTGACTACCCAGAAAGACGGCGTGATCGCGAGCAAGTTCCACTATGCTGACAATCAGGTTGACCTGAACGGCAACAAGATGTCGCTGCAGGAGTTCATCGGCCAGTTCGCCCTGCTGGGCGGCGGCGCCCCGGCGGAAGACGACGAACCGGCGCAGGATGCGCAGCCTGTTCCGGCACCGGCGCAGTAA
- the manA gene encoding mannose-6-phosphate isomerase: MQKMTNAVQNYAWGSHDALTRLYGIANPDNQPMAELWMGAHPKSPSRVPGADGELRSLRFLIDEDQPKQLGADVASRFGELPFLFKVLCADQPLSIQVHPSKAAAEIGFAKENAAGIPLSAAERNYKDPNHKPELVFALTPFLAMNGFRELADIVSLLQPIAGAHHDIAAFLQQPDTAHLSTLFASLLTMSGEQKSLALGVLKAALNNQQGEPWNTVRFIAGFYPDDSGLFSPLLLNVVQLAPGEAMFLYAETPHAYLKGVALEVMANSDNVLRAGLTPKFIDVPELLANLQFRPQPASGLLTQPEQRGNELFFPIPVEDFAFSLHDLTAAPQTLTQQSAAIVFCVSGEATLEKSGQRLALQPGESCFIGAFESPVNVSGSGRIARVYNQLA; encoded by the coding sequence ATGCAAAAAATGACCAACGCGGTACAGAATTACGCCTGGGGCAGCCACGATGCGCTGACTCGCCTTTACGGCATCGCCAATCCCGATAACCAGCCGATGGCCGAACTGTGGATGGGCGCGCATCCCAAGAGCCCTTCCCGCGTGCCGGGCGCCGACGGCGAGCTGCGGTCGCTGCGCTTTCTTATCGATGAAGACCAGCCAAAGCAGCTGGGTGCCGACGTCGCCAGCCGCTTTGGCGAGTTGCCGTTCCTGTTTAAAGTGCTGTGCGCCGATCAACCGCTGTCGATCCAGGTCCATCCGAGCAAAGCGGCGGCCGAGATCGGCTTCGCGAAAGAGAACGCAGCCGGCATCCCGCTGAGCGCCGCCGAACGCAACTACAAAGATCCTAATCACAAGCCCGAGCTGGTCTTCGCCCTGACGCCGTTCCTGGCGATGAACGGCTTTCGCGAGCTGGCCGATATCGTTTCCCTGCTGCAGCCGATCGCCGGCGCGCACCACGACATCGCCGCCTTCCTGCAACAGCCGGACACCGCGCACCTGTCGACCCTGTTCGCCAGTCTGTTGACGATGAGCGGCGAGCAAAAATCGCTGGCGCTCGGCGTGCTGAAAGCCGCGCTCAACAACCAGCAGGGTGAACCCTGGAATACCGTGCGCTTTATCGCCGGCTTTTACCCGGACGACAGCGGCCTGTTCTCGCCGCTGCTGCTGAACGTGGTGCAGCTCGCACCGGGCGAGGCGATGTTCCTGTATGCCGAAACGCCGCACGCCTACCTGAAAGGCGTGGCGCTGGAGGTGATGGCCAACTCGGATAACGTGCTGCGCGCCGGCCTGACGCCGAAATTTATCGACGTGCCTGAGCTGCTGGCCAACCTGCAGTTCCGCCCGCAGCCGGCGTCCGGCCTGCTGACCCAACCGGAACAACGCGGCAATGAGCTGTTCTTCCCGATCCCGGTGGAGGATTTCGCCTTCTCGCTGCACGATTTGACCGCCGCTCCACAGACGCTGACGCAGCAGAGCGCGGCCATCGTGTTCTGCGTCAGCGGTGAAGCGACGCTGGAAAAATCGGGGCAGCGCCTGGCGCTCCAACCGGGCGAATCCTGCTTTATCGGCGCCTTCGAATCCCCGGTCAACGTCAGCGGCAGCGGCCGCATCGCCCGGGTTTATAACCAGCTGGCCTAA
- the fumC gene encoding class II fumarate hydratase, which produces MAGVRIEKDSMGPIEVPADKLWGAQTQRSLAHFRISTEKMPTALIHALALTKRAAAQVNVDLGLLPAERGAAIIKAADEVLAGSHADQFPLSIWQTGSGTQTNMNMNEVLANRASELLGGVRGEERKVHPNDDVNKSQSSNDVFPTAMHVAAVIALREHLIPELKVLHKTLSDKAEAYRDIVKIGRTHLQDATPLTLGQEISGWAAMLAHSLKHIEDSIPHLAELALGGTAVGTGLNTHPEYAVRVAKALAALTHQPFVTAPNKFEALATCDALVQGHGALKGLAASLMKIANDVRWLASGPRCGIGEIAIPENEPGSSIMPGKVNPTQCEAMTMLCAQVLGNDVAVNIGGASGNFELNVFRPMVIHNYLQSIRLLADGMQGFNEHCAVGIEPNRDRITQLLNESLMLVTALNTHIGYDKAAEIAKKAHKEGLTLKAAALKLGYLTEAQFDEWVRPEAMVGSMQK; this is translated from the coding sequence ATGGCAGGCGTTCGTATCGAAAAAGACTCCATGGGCCCCATCGAAGTACCGGCCGACAAGCTGTGGGGCGCGCAGACCCAGCGCTCGTTGGCGCATTTCCGCATTTCCACCGAAAAGATGCCGACCGCGCTGATCCATGCGCTGGCGTTGACCAAGCGTGCCGCTGCGCAGGTGAACGTGGATCTCGGGCTGCTGCCGGCCGAGCGGGGCGCCGCCATCATCAAAGCCGCCGACGAAGTGCTGGCGGGCAGCCATGCCGACCAGTTCCCGCTCTCGATCTGGCAAACCGGCTCCGGCACCCAGACCAACATGAACATGAACGAAGTGTTGGCCAACCGCGCCAGCGAGCTGCTGGGCGGCGTGCGCGGTGAAGAGCGCAAGGTGCACCCGAACGACGACGTCAATAAAAGCCAAAGCTCCAACGACGTGTTTCCCACCGCGATGCACGTGGCGGCGGTGATTGCGCTGCGCGAGCACCTGATCCCCGAGCTGAAAGTGTTGCACAAGACGCTGAGCGACAAGGCCGAAGCCTACCGCGACATCGTCAAAATCGGCCGCACCCATCTGCAGGACGCCACGCCGCTGACCCTGGGCCAGGAGATCTCCGGCTGGGCGGCGATGCTGGCGCACAGCCTGAAACACATCGAAGACAGTATCCCGCACCTCGCCGAGCTGGCGCTGGGCGGCACGGCGGTCGGCACCGGTCTGAATACCCATCCGGAGTACGCGGTGCGCGTCGCTAAAGCGCTGGCGGCATTGACCCATCAGCCGTTCGTCACCGCCCCGAACAAGTTCGAAGCGCTGGCGACCTGCGATGCGCTGGTGCAGGGCCATGGCGCGCTGAAAGGGTTGGCGGCCTCGCTGATGAAGATCGCTAACGATGTGCGCTGGCTGGCGTCCGGCCCGCGCTGCGGCATCGGCGAGATCGCGATCCCGGAGAACGAACCGGGCAGTTCGATCATGCCGGGCAAGGTCAATCCGACCCAGTGCGAAGCGATGACCATGCTGTGTGCCCAGGTGCTGGGCAACGATGTGGCGGTGAACATCGGCGGCGCTTCCGGCAACTTCGAGCTGAACGTATTCCGCCCGATGGTGATCCACAACTATCTGCAGTCGATCCGTCTGCTGGCCGACGGCATGCAGGGCTTCAACGAGCACTGCGCGGTAGGCATCGAACCGAATCGCGATCGCATCACCCAGTTGCTGAATGAATCGCTGATGTTGGTGACCGCGCTCAACACCCATATCGGCTATGACAAGGCGGCGGAAATCGCCAAGAAAGCGCACAAGGAAGGGCTGACGCTGAAAGCCGCGGCGCTGAAGCTCGGCTATCTGACCGAAGCGCAGTTCGACGAGTGGGTGCGGCCGGAGGCGATGGTCGGCAGCATGCAGAAGTAA
- a CDS encoding peroxiredoxin-like family protein, protein MTLQDKLDAFKAAFEAGQLPLKLAAQDHALMREATQAQIASGIAERALSVGDVAPGFTLPDSENRPCASAALLANGPLVVSFYRGIWCPYCTLDLQALQAALPAIEQRGAQLLAVSPQSAMHNRQAARDHDLTFPLLSDAGNRLAAQFGLRYRLPEALITLYQQRLGLDLAQFNQNDDWTLPLPARFVIARDGRIAYAEAHADYTRRPEPQALLSVLERLA, encoded by the coding sequence ATGACACTGCAAGACAAACTCGATGCCTTCAAAGCGGCATTCGAAGCCGGCCAACTGCCGCTCAAACTCGCTGCGCAAGATCATGCGCTGATGCGTGAGGCGACCCAGGCGCAGATCGCGTCAGGCATCGCCGAACGCGCACTGAGCGTCGGCGACGTCGCGCCCGGCTTTACCCTGCCGGACAGCGAAAACCGGCCATGCGCTTCCGCAGCGCTGTTGGCGAACGGGCCGCTGGTCGTCAGTTTTTATCGCGGGATCTGGTGCCCCTACTGCACGCTCGATCTACAGGCGCTGCAGGCCGCATTGCCCGCCATAGAGCAACGCGGCGCGCAGCTGTTGGCCGTTTCGCCGCAAAGCGCGATGCATAACCGCCAGGCCGCGCGCGATCACGATCTGACCTTTCCGCTGCTCAGCGATGCCGGCAACCGTCTGGCGGCGCAATTCGGCCTGCGTTACCGCCTGCCGGAGGCCTTGATTACCCTGTATCAACAACGGCTCGGCCTCGATCTGGCGCAGTTCAATCAGAATGACGACTGGACGCTGCCGCTGCCGGCGCGATTCGTCATCGCCCGCGATGGCCGTATCGCCTATGCCGAAGCGCACGCCGACTACACCCGGCGGCCGGAGCCGCAGGCGCTGTTATCAGTGCTGGAGAGATTGGCTTGA
- a CDS encoding LysR family transcriptional regulator, with amino-acid sequence MGKFADYETYACVYESGSFTAAARRLHVGQPAVSKAVARLEQQLGTRLMLRSTHGLQPTDAGQQLYQRTRRILNELAETEALVQNAGETLSGRLRVASAAVFARIVPLPDLTAFMRANPRLSVDLLLDDGNLSLIEEGIDIALCVGELEDSGFTARKLGEVKQCVIGTPDYFAAAGMPQRPEDLLRHEMVIYHRQGGGEQWRFSREGEQRMLRLPGRMRVNAAECVRELVLAGFGATVASEGLFRSELQSGAAIAALADWQLPPLALWAVFPSGHFVSAKARAFADFVQTSLCREP; translated from the coding sequence ATGGGCAAATTTGCCGATTACGAAACCTATGCCTGCGTTTACGAGAGCGGTTCCTTTACCGCGGCGGCGCGGCGGCTGCACGTAGGACAACCGGCGGTCTCGAAGGCGGTGGCGCGCCTGGAACAGCAGCTCGGCACACGCCTGATGCTGCGTTCGACCCACGGCCTGCAGCCGACGGATGCGGGGCAGCAGCTGTATCAACGCACTCGGCGCATTCTGAACGAGCTGGCGGAGACCGAAGCACTGGTGCAAAACGCCGGCGAGACGTTGAGCGGGCGGCTGCGGGTCGCTTCGGCGGCGGTGTTCGCCCGCATCGTGCCCTTGCCCGACCTAACGGCGTTTATGCGCGCCAATCCGCGTTTGAGCGTCGATCTGTTGCTGGATGACGGCAACCTGTCGCTGATTGAAGAGGGCATCGATATTGCTCTTTGCGTCGGCGAGCTGGAGGATTCCGGCTTTACCGCGCGCAAGTTGGGTGAGGTAAAGCAATGCGTGATCGGCACGCCCGATTATTTTGCCGCCGCCGGCATGCCGCAGCGGCCGGAGGATCTGTTGCGGCACGAGATGGTGATTTACCATCGCCAGGGCGGCGGCGAGCAGTGGCGTTTCAGCCGTGAAGGGGAACAGCGCATGCTGCGGTTGCCGGGGCGCATGCGGGTCAACGCGGCGGAGTGCGTGCGCGAGCTGGTGCTGGCGGGCTTCGGCGCTACCGTCGCCAGCGAAGGCCTGTTTCGCAGCGAGCTGCAAAGCGGGGCGGCGATCGCGGCATTAGCGGATTGGCAACTGCCGCCGCTGGCGCTGTGGGCGGTGTTCCCCAGCGGCCATTTCGTCTCGGCCAAGGCGCGGGCCTTTGCCGATTTTGTCCAAACCTCGCTATGCAGGGAGCCGTGA
- a CDS encoding helix-turn-helix transcriptional regulator has protein sequence MSRAQRLLDLMQLLRSHRYPVAGHALAQALGISMRTLYRDIATLQQQGAEIVGEAGVGYVLRPGFMLPPLMFSQAEIEALVLGMRWVRRRGDSQLADAAGQALAKIADVLPSALREELEANTLLIAPVQAPPVADEMRVLIRDTIRRESKLQIDYLDLAGQRSERLLWPFALGFFDQFQMLVAWCELRQAFRHFRLDRIQAATPLEQRYPRGRRRLLKEWRLSEGIAEQ, from the coding sequence ATGTCGCGCGCGCAACGTTTACTCGATCTGATGCAGCTGCTGCGCAGCCACCGTTATCCGGTGGCGGGCCATGCGTTGGCGCAGGCGCTGGGCATCAGCATGCGCACGCTGTATCGCGATATCGCTACGCTGCAGCAACAGGGGGCGGAGATCGTCGGCGAGGCCGGCGTCGGCTATGTGCTGCGCCCCGGCTTTATGCTACCGCCGCTGATGTTTTCGCAGGCGGAGATAGAAGCGCTGGTGTTGGGCATGCGCTGGGTCAGGCGCCGCGGTGACAGCCAGCTGGCGGACGCCGCGGGCCAGGCGCTGGCCAAGATCGCCGATGTGCTGCCTTCGGCGCTGCGGGAAGAGTTGGAGGCCAACACGCTATTGATCGCGCCGGTTCAGGCGCCGCCGGTGGCGGATGAGATGCGGGTGCTGATCCGCGACACCATTCGCCGTGAGAGCAAGCTGCAGATCGACTATCTCGATCTGGCGGGGCAGCGCAGCGAACGCCTGCTGTGGCCCTTTGCACTGGGTTTTTTCGACCAGTTCCAGATGCTGGTCGCCTGGTGCGAGCTGCGTCAGGCCTTTCGCCATTTTCGCCTCGATCGCATTCAGGCCGCCACGCCGCTGGAACAGCGCTATCCGCGCGGCCGGCGGCGGTTGCTGAAAGAGTGGCGTCTCAGCGAGGGCATTGCGGAACAATAG